One Pectobacterium colocasium DNA segment encodes these proteins:
- the nagA gene encoding N-acetylglucosamine-6-phosphate deacetylase, with translation MYALTHSRIFTGHQILDNHAVVIADGLIERVCPLAELPPGIEQHDLHGTFLAPGFIDLQLNGCGGVQFNDSLDTISVKTLEIMQQANQRSGCTSFLPTLITSSDAFMKHSIDVMRDWLAQNKHQALGLHLEGPWLNVIKKGTHDPAFIRQPTQALVDFLCANADAITKVTLAPEEVEPSVIRQLTTAGIIVSAGHSNATWEQAKQGFAAGIRFATHLFNAMPYLTGREPGLVGAIYDAPEVYCGIIADGRHVDWANIRNSKRIKGDKLVLVTDATAPAGADIDQFIFAGKTIYYRDGICVDEHGTLSGSALTMIEAVRNSVEHAGIALDEAIRMATLYPARAIGVDKQLGSIESGKVANLTAFDRDYHILKTFVNGNPVWG, from the coding sequence ATGTACGCGTTAACCCACAGCCGGATTTTCACCGGCCATCAGATTCTGGACAATCACGCCGTCGTGATTGCCGATGGGCTGATCGAGCGAGTCTGCCCACTTGCCGAGCTCCCTCCCGGCATTGAACAACACGACCTGCACGGTACGTTCCTCGCGCCGGGGTTTATCGACCTCCAGTTGAACGGCTGCGGCGGCGTGCAATTCAACGACTCGCTGGACACGATCTCCGTCAAAACACTGGAGATCATGCAGCAGGCAAACCAGCGTTCAGGCTGTACCAGCTTTTTACCTACGCTGATTACCTCCAGCGATGCGTTCATGAAGCACAGCATTGATGTGATGAGAGACTGGCTGGCGCAGAATAAGCATCAGGCGCTGGGGCTGCATCTCGAAGGCCCGTGGCTAAACGTGATAAAGAAAGGTACACATGACCCCGCCTTTATTCGCCAGCCCACGCAAGCGCTCGTCGACTTTCTGTGCGCTAACGCAGACGCCATTACAAAAGTCACGCTGGCGCCAGAGGAAGTCGAACCGTCGGTTATCCGTCAGCTAACGACTGCGGGTATTATCGTCTCTGCCGGGCATTCTAACGCGACCTGGGAACAGGCGAAGCAGGGCTTTGCCGCTGGTATTCGTTTCGCAACTCACCTGTTCAACGCCATGCCATATCTGACTGGCCGCGAACCCGGTTTAGTCGGCGCAATTTACGATGCCCCAGAAGTCTATTGCGGTATTATCGCGGATGGGCGACACGTTGACTGGGCCAACATTCGCAATAGTAAACGTATCAAGGGCGATAAGCTGGTGCTGGTTACCGACGCTACCGCACCGGCGGGGGCAGATATTGACCAATTCATTTTTGCTGGTAAAACCATATACTACCGTGATGGCATTTGTGTCGATGAGCACGGCACGCTGAGCGGTTCTGCACTGACCATGATTGAAGCCGTGCGTAATAGCGTCGAACATGCGGGTATCGCGCTGGATGAAGCCATTCGAATGGCGACACTCTATCCCGCACGCGCCATCGGCGTCGATAAGCAGTTAGGCAGTATTGAAAGCGGTAAAGTGGCCAACCTGACCGCCTTTGACCGTGACTATCACATTCTCAAGACGTTTGTTAACGGTAACCCGGTTTGGGGATAA
- the nagC gene encoding DNA-binding transcriptional regulator NagC, producing the protein MTTGGQAQIGNVDLVKQLNSAVVYRLIDQQGPISRIQIAEQSQLAPASVTKITRQLLERGLIKEVDQQASTGGRRAISIITENRPFHSIAVRLGRYDATIALYDLQGKALEETHYDLQEKTQEALEAALFQAIVGFIASHQRRIRELIAISVVLPGLVDPVAGIVRYMPHISVNNWKLVENLQRQFNVTSFVGHDIRSLALAEHYFGATHDSLDSILVRVHRGTGAGILVNGQIFLGSNGNVGEIGHIQIDPLGDRCHCGNFGCLETVVANAAIEQRVQHLLRQGYPSKLSTDNVTISAICKAANRGDALAREVIEQAGINLGKALSIAINLFNPQKVVIAGEITEAEKTLLPAIQRCINTQVLKEFRHNLPIEISSLNHLSAIGAFALVKRAMLNGVLLQQLLENA; encoded by the coding sequence ATGACCACAGGCGGACAGGCGCAGATAGGGAATGTCGATCTGGTTAAGCAATTAAACAGCGCGGTGGTTTACCGCCTGATTGACCAGCAAGGACCAATCTCACGCATTCAGATAGCAGAACAGAGCCAGCTTGCGCCTGCCAGCGTCACAAAAATCACCCGCCAGCTTCTGGAACGCGGGCTCATCAAAGAAGTCGATCAGCAGGCTTCTACCGGCGGTAGACGCGCCATTTCGATTATCACCGAAAACCGCCCTTTCCATTCTATCGCCGTCCGTCTCGGTCGTTACGACGCGACCATTGCACTGTACGATTTACAGGGAAAAGCGCTGGAAGAAACGCATTACGACCTGCAAGAGAAAACGCAGGAAGCGCTGGAAGCCGCGCTTTTTCAGGCGATTGTCGGCTTTATCGCCAGCCACCAGCGCCGCATTCGCGAACTCATTGCAATCTCCGTTGTGCTGCCTGGGCTGGTTGATCCCGTCGCGGGCATTGTTCGCTATATGCCGCACATCAGCGTGAATAACTGGAAACTGGTCGAAAATCTGCAACGCCAGTTCAACGTTACCAGCTTTGTCGGTCATGACATTCGCAGCCTGGCGCTGGCAGAACACTATTTCGGTGCCACCCACGACTCACTGGATTCTATTCTGGTACGTGTCCATCGCGGTACGGGCGCGGGTATTCTCGTCAACGGGCAAATTTTTCTGGGCAGCAACGGCAACGTAGGCGAGATCGGTCATATTCAGATCGATCCACTCGGCGATCGCTGCCACTGCGGCAATTTCGGCTGTCTGGAAACCGTCGTGGCCAACGCCGCTATTGAACAGCGAGTGCAGCATCTGCTGCGTCAAGGTTATCCCAGCAAGCTTTCTACGGATAACGTAACGATTTCTGCCATTTGCAAAGCGGCAAATCGGGGCGATGCCCTCGCCCGCGAGGTGATCGAACAGGCTGGAATCAACCTCGGTAAAGCGCTTTCCATCGCAATCAACCTGTTCAATCCTCAGAAAGTCGTGATTGCTGGTGAAATTACCGAAGCAGAAAAAACGCTGCTTCCGGCGATTCAACGCTGTATCAACACGCAAGTGCTGAAAGAATTTCGTCATAACCTGCCGATTGAGATTTCCAGCCTCAACCATCTTTCCGCGATCGGCGCGTTTGCCTTGGTCAAACGGGCGATGCTAAATGGCGTGCTGCTACAGCAATTGCTCGAAAATGCCTGA
- the ubiF gene encoding 3-demethoxyubiquinol 3-hydroxylase codes for MHYDAIVVGGGMVGAAAALGLAQQGFQVAVIEQDMPAPFDAVSPPDLRISAIGYASVALLKALGAWQRVQQMRSAPYRRLETWEWANARVVFDAADIHLPELGFMVENRVLQRALWESLQEEERCQSYCPAAPQNLQRIDDGWCLQLADGQQLTGSLVIGADGANSQIRQWAGIGISGWQYRQSCMLIGVETSQPQQDVTWQQFTPSGPRAFLPLFDQWGSLVWYDSPQRIRQLQTMPLTQLDKEIAAAFPERLGKVKALSAGSFPLVRRHAQTYIKPGLVLLGDAAHTINPLAGQGVNLGYRDVEALLDVLINARNAGEEWASERVLRRYQCRRMPDNLMMQSGMDLFYNAFSNALPPLSFARNMALMVAQRAGVLKQRALKYAIGV; via the coding sequence ATGCATTACGATGCGATTGTAGTTGGCGGAGGTATGGTCGGCGCGGCTGCGGCGCTTGGGCTGGCACAGCAAGGGTTTCAGGTCGCGGTGATTGAGCAGGACATGCCGGCGCCGTTTGATGCCGTCAGCCCGCCAGATTTACGGATCTCGGCGATTGGTTACGCGTCGGTTGCGTTGCTGAAAGCGTTGGGTGCCTGGCAGCGAGTGCAGCAAATGCGCAGCGCGCCTTACCGCCGTCTGGAAACCTGGGAATGGGCGAATGCCAGAGTCGTTTTCGATGCTGCTGACATTCATCTGCCTGAGCTGGGTTTTATGGTGGAAAACCGTGTGCTGCAACGAGCGCTCTGGGAAAGTTTGCAGGAAGAAGAACGTTGTCAATCTTACTGCCCGGCTGCGCCGCAGAACCTGCAACGCATCGATGATGGCTGGTGTTTACAGCTTGCCGATGGGCAACAACTGACGGGTTCGCTGGTGATTGGCGCTGATGGCGCGAACTCTCAGATTCGCCAGTGGGCGGGGATTGGCATCAGCGGCTGGCAGTATCGTCAGTCTTGTATGTTGATTGGTGTTGAGACTTCGCAACCCCAGCAGGATGTGACCTGGCAGCAGTTCACACCGAGTGGCCCGCGTGCATTTTTACCGCTGTTTGACCAATGGGGGTCGCTGGTGTGGTATGACAGCCCGCAGCGTATTCGCCAGCTTCAGACGATGCCGCTTACACAGCTGGATAAAGAAATTGCGGCCGCGTTTCCTGAGCGATTGGGCAAGGTCAAAGCGCTTTCTGCGGGATCATTCCCGCTGGTCAGACGCCATGCGCAAACCTATATCAAGCCTGGCTTAGTGCTGCTGGGCGATGCCGCGCATACCATCAATCCGCTGGCGGGGCAGGGGGTTAATCTCGGATATCGTGACGTTGAGGCGCTGTTGGATGTGCTAATTAACGCGCGCAATGCGGGAGAAGAATGGGCTTCTGAGCGCGTTTTACGCCGCTATCAGTGTCGCCGTATGCCGGATAATCTGATGATGCAAAGCGGGATGGATCTCTTCTATAACGCGTTCAGTAATGCGTTACCGCCGCTGAGCTTTGCGCGCAATATGGCGCTGATGGTTGCACAGCGCGCTGGCGTGTTAAAACAGCGCGCATTGAAATATGCCATTGGCGTCTGA
- the glnS gene encoding glutamine--tRNA ligase, with protein sequence MSEAEARPTNFIRQIIDEDLASGKHDHIQTRFPPEPNGYLHIGHAKSICLNFGIARDYQGQCNLRFDDTNPVKEDIEYVESIKRDVEWLGFSWSGDVRYSSDYFDQLHAYAVELIGKGLAYVDELTPEQIREYRGTLTAPGKNSPYRDRTVQENLTLFEKMRNGGFAEGTACLRAKIDMASSFIVMRDPVLYRIKFADHHQTGNKWCIYPMYDFTHCISDALEGITHSLCTLEFQDNRRLYDWVLDNITIPCHPRQYEFSRLNLEYAIMSKRKLNQLVAENVVEGWDDPRMPTISGLRRRGYSASSIREFCVRIGVTKQDNNVEMAALESCIRDDLNEHAPRAMAVLDPVKVVIENLPAGHEEFVAMPNHPNKPEMGSRQVAFSREVYIDRADFREEANKQYKRLVLGKEVRLRNAYVIKADRIEKDEQGTITTIYCSYDAETLSKDPADGRKVKGVIHWVSAAHAVPAEFRLYDRLFSVANPGAAEDFLSTINPDSLKITQGFVEASLAQAEAEKAYQFEREGYFCADRVYSSAEHLVFNRTVGLRDTWVG encoded by the coding sequence ATGAGTGAGGCTGAAGCCCGCCCAACCAACTTTATCCGTCAGATTATCGATGAAGATCTGGCGTCCGGTAAGCATGACCATATTCAGACGCGTTTCCCGCCAGAGCCGAACGGCTATCTGCATATTGGGCATGCCAAGTCTATTTGCCTGAATTTTGGTATCGCGCGTGACTACCAGGGGCAATGCAACCTGCGTTTTGACGACACCAACCCGGTAAAAGAAGATATCGAGTACGTTGAGTCGATCAAACGTGACGTCGAGTGGCTGGGTTTTTCATGGAGCGGTGACGTTCGCTATTCTTCTGATTACTTCGATCAACTGCATGCGTATGCGGTTGAGCTGATCGGTAAAGGGCTGGCTTACGTTGATGAACTGACGCCCGAGCAGATCCGTGAATACCGTGGTACGTTGACGGCACCAGGCAAAAACAGCCCTTACCGCGACCGTACCGTGCAAGAAAACCTGACGCTGTTTGAAAAAATGCGCAACGGTGGGTTTGCGGAAGGCACGGCCTGCCTGCGTGCAAAAATCGATATGGCATCGTCCTTTATCGTGATGCGCGATCCAGTGCTGTATCGTATTAAATTTGCCGACCACCACCAGACGGGCAACAAGTGGTGCATCTACCCGATGTATGACTTCACCCACTGCATTTCCGATGCGCTGGAAGGGATCACGCATTCACTGTGTACGCTGGAATTCCAGGATAACCGTCGCCTGTATGACTGGGTGTTGGATAACATCACGATTCCTTGCCATCCGCGTCAGTACGAGTTCTCTCGCCTCAATCTCGAATACGCGATTATGTCCAAGCGTAAGCTGAATCAGCTGGTTGCGGAAAATGTCGTTGAAGGATGGGACGATCCACGTATGCCGACGATCTCTGGTCTGCGTCGCCGTGGTTATAGTGCGTCTTCTATCCGTGAATTCTGCGTGCGCATCGGCGTGACGAAGCAGGATAACAACGTGGAGATGGCCGCGCTTGAATCCTGTATCCGCGACGATCTGAATGAACACGCCCCGCGTGCGATGGCGGTGCTGGATCCGGTCAAAGTGGTGATCGAGAATCTGCCAGCTGGGCACGAAGAATTTGTCGCGATGCCAAACCATCCGAACAAGCCGGAAATGGGATCACGTCAGGTAGCATTTAGCCGTGAGGTTTATATCGATCGCGCAGATTTCCGTGAAGAAGCTAACAAACAGTACAAGCGCTTGGTGTTGGGTAAAGAAGTTCGTCTGCGTAATGCCTATGTGATCAAAGCCGATCGCATTGAAAAAGACGAGCAGGGTACTATCACCACGATTTACTGTAGCTATGATGCGGAAACGCTGAGCAAAGATCCGGCTGATGGCCGTAAAGTGAAAGGCGTGATTCACTGGGTTTCTGCGGCACACGCGGTACCAGCAGAATTCCGCTTGTACGATCGTCTGTTCAGTGTGGCAAACCCGGGTGCGGCGGAAGACTTCCTGTCGACGATTAATCCAGACTCACTGAAAATTACGCAAGGTTTTGTGGAAGCGAGTCTGGCGCAGGCAGAAGCAGAGAAAGCGTATCAGTTTGAGCGTGAAGGCTATTTCTGTGCTGACCGAGTTTACTCCAGTGCGGAACATCTGGTGTTTAACCGTACGGTTGGACTGCGTGATACCTGGGTAGGCTAA
- a CDS encoding AIPR family protein: MDKITNSLLEAFSKQNEIENLSESIRFEHFCNYSIVSKLNRSSFELEDIHSGEGNDCAIDGLFISINGKIINSLEVFNDILESSSYLDVDITFIQSKTSTSFDGAQLGNFIYGVKDFLSDTPELVQNDKIKETKEIWEIILSNSDKMINRRPNCRLYYVTTGKWVGDVNLTAIVNNGVKEIDAIGIFEEIKIYPFGASEIQKLYHETKNKLSTTINFQSRITLPDIRGVKEAYLGVIPFDEYIKLIQDENKSIHSIFDDNVRDFQGSNPVNSRIKETLTNKKFDLFSVLNNGITIVASSLTPAGNRFTLRDYQVVNGCQTSHVLHECQDIEGMNSVYVPIKIIVTDSDDIKIDITLATNSQTEVKPEELESLSVFQKNLESYFLAEKPFSIYYERRSQQYNSANIKKTQIISIPIQIKCFASMFLNSPHLVSAYYGTIVNRFKGKMFNIEHKLSPYYISALCYYRLEQFFRSGDIDSSMKKFRFHILMIIRVLTMGSNIEPFNSNKMDRECERIKTLIIDDVKFLNLIKTAIDIAKNSGIDNSKSRYKSETETSQILNAAIAFNNGEKTNSF; encoded by the coding sequence ATGGACAAAATAACAAACTCATTACTTGAAGCATTTTCAAAACAAAATGAGATAGAAAATTTATCCGAATCTATCAGATTCGAACACTTCTGCAACTATTCCATAGTATCTAAGTTAAATAGAAGTAGTTTCGAATTAGAAGATATTCATAGCGGCGAAGGGAATGATTGTGCTATCGACGGATTATTTATATCAATAAATGGAAAGATAATTAATTCATTAGAAGTATTTAACGACATTTTAGAATCAAGCAGCTATCTAGACGTAGATATAACATTTATTCAGTCAAAGACAAGTACATCATTTGATGGCGCTCAGTTAGGAAACTTCATATATGGTGTAAAAGATTTTTTATCAGACACACCAGAGCTAGTTCAAAACGATAAAATAAAAGAGACAAAAGAAATATGGGAAATCATATTATCTAACTCTGATAAGATGATAAATAGAAGACCTAATTGTAGGTTATATTATGTTACAACGGGGAAATGGGTTGGTGATGTAAATTTAACTGCTATCGTTAACAATGGAGTAAAGGAAATAGATGCAATTGGAATATTTGAAGAGATTAAAATATATCCCTTTGGTGCAAGTGAAATACAAAAACTTTATCATGAAACAAAAAACAAATTATCAACAACAATAAACTTTCAAAGTAGAATAACTTTACCTGACATACGTGGTGTCAAAGAAGCATATCTTGGAGTTATACCTTTTGATGAATATATAAAATTAATCCAAGATGAAAACAAAAGCATTCATAGTATATTTGATGATAACGTTAGAGATTTTCAAGGTTCCAACCCCGTAAACTCAAGAATTAAAGAAACCCTTACAAATAAAAAGTTTGACTTATTTAGTGTTCTCAATAATGGTATAACAATAGTAGCATCATCACTTACACCTGCGGGTAATAGATTTACTCTCCGAGATTATCAGGTTGTGAATGGTTGTCAAACAAGTCATGTCTTACACGAATGTCAAGACATTGAAGGAATGAATTCAGTCTATGTCCCTATCAAGATAATCGTTACAGATAGTGACGATATAAAAATTGACATAACTCTAGCAACTAACAGCCAGACAGAAGTAAAACCAGAAGAGCTTGAATCTCTCAGTGTATTCCAAAAAAACCTTGAGTCATATTTTTTAGCGGAAAAACCATTCTCTATTTACTATGAAAGAAGATCTCAACAATATAATTCTGCCAATATAAAAAAGACACAAATAATATCAATACCTATACAGATAAAATGCTTTGCATCTATGTTCCTTAACTCCCCGCATTTAGTTAGCGCGTATTATGGAACTATAGTAAATAGATTTAAAGGTAAAATGTTCAACATAGAGCACAAACTTTCACCATATTACATTAGTGCATTGTGCTATTACAGATTAGAACAGTTCTTTAGAAGTGGTGATATTGATAGCTCAATGAAAAAATTCAGATTCCATATTTTAATGATCATCAGAGTATTGACTATGGGATCAAACATAGAACCGTTCAATTCAAATAAAATGGATAGAGAATGTGAAAGAATAAAAACATTAATTATTGATGATGTTAAATTTTTAAATTTAATAAAAACTGCAATTGACATAGCTAAAAATTCTGGGATTGATAATAGTAAATCCAGGTATAAATCTGAAACAGAAACATCACAAATTCTGAATGCAGCAATTGCTTTTAACAACGGAGAAAAAACAAATAGTTTTTAA
- the asnB gene encoding asparagine synthase B → MCSIFGVLDLKSDPVELRKKALELSRLMRHRGPDWSGVYASDKAILAHERLSIVDVNTGAQPLYNAERTHILAVNGEIYNHQALRQQYGDRYAFQTGSDCEVILALYQEKGPEFLDELRGMFAFALYDSEKDAYLIGRDHLGIIPLYMGYDEHGNFYVASEMKALVPVCRTIKEFPAGSYLWSKDGEIREYYQRDWFDYDAVKDNETDKEALRDALEEAVKSHLMSDVPYGVLLSGGLDSSVISAITKKYAARRVEDNERSEAWWPQLHSFAVGLEGAPDLKAAQEVADHLGTVHHEIHFTVQEGLDAIRDVIYHIETYDVTTIRASTPMYLMSRKIKAMGIKMVLSGEGSDEVFGGYLYFHKAPNAKELHEETVRKLLALHQYDCARANKAMSAWGVEARVPFLDKNFLDVAMRINPRDKMCGNGKMEKHILRECFESYLPHSVAWRQKEQFSDGVGYSWIDTLKEVAAQQVTDQQLETARFRFPYNTPGSKEAYLYREIFEELFPVPSAAECVPGGPSVACSSAKAIEWDESFKKLDDPSGRAVGVHQSAYK, encoded by the coding sequence ATGTGTTCTATTTTTGGTGTGCTTGATCTGAAAAGCGATCCTGTTGAACTGCGTAAGAAAGCGTTGGAGTTGTCTCGTTTAATGCGTCACCGCGGGCCAGACTGGTCCGGCGTTTATGCCAGCGACAAAGCGATTCTGGCTCACGAACGTCTGTCTATCGTTGACGTCAACACGGGCGCACAGCCGCTTTATAACGCTGAGCGCACCCACATTCTGGCCGTTAACGGTGAAATTTATAACCATCAGGCATTGCGTCAGCAATACGGTGACCGTTACGCGTTCCAGACTGGTTCCGACTGCGAAGTCATTCTGGCGTTGTATCAGGAAAAAGGCCCTGAATTCCTGGATGAACTGCGCGGCATGTTCGCCTTTGCGCTGTACGACAGCGAAAAAGACGCCTACCTGATTGGTCGTGACCACCTCGGCATCATCCCGCTGTATATGGGTTACGATGAGCACGGTAACTTCTACGTCGCTTCTGAAATGAAGGCGCTGGTGCCAGTGTGCCGCACCATCAAAGAATTCCCGGCAGGTAGCTACCTGTGGAGCAAAGACGGCGAAATCCGCGAATATTACCAGCGTGACTGGTTTGACTACGATGCCGTAAAAGACAACGAAACAGATAAAGAAGCGTTGCGTGATGCGCTGGAAGAAGCGGTAAAAAGCCACCTGATGTCTGACGTGCCCTACGGCGTGTTGCTTTCTGGTGGTCTGGATTCCTCCGTTATCTCCGCAATCACCAAGAAATATGCCGCACGTCGCGTAGAAGACAACGAGCGCAGCGAAGCCTGGTGGCCTCAGTTGCACTCCTTCGCCGTCGGTTTAGAAGGCGCGCCAGATTTGAAAGCGGCGCAGGAAGTGGCTGACCATCTGGGCACCGTGCACCACGAAATTCATTTCACCGTGCAGGAAGGGTTGGATGCAATTCGCGACGTGATTTATCACATCGAAACTTATGACGTCACCACAATTCGTGCCTCAACACCGATGTACTTGATGTCGCGTAAAATCAAGGCAATGGGCATCAAGATGGTGCTGTCTGGCGAAGGTTCTGACGAAGTATTTGGCGGTTACCTCTATTTCCACAAAGCGCCAAACGCCAAAGAGCTGCATGAAGAAACCGTGCGTAAGCTGCTGGCTCTGCACCAGTATGACTGCGCACGCGCCAACAAAGCGATGTCTGCCTGGGGTGTGGAAGCTCGCGTGCCGTTCCTGGACAAGAACTTCCTCGATGTCGCCATGCGCATCAACCCACGCGACAAAATGTGCGGCAACGGCAAGATGGAAAAACACATCCTGCGCGAGTGCTTTGAATCCTATCTGCCGCACAGCGTTGCATGGCGTCAGAAAGAGCAGTTCTCTGACGGCGTGGGCTACAGCTGGATCGACACGCTGAAAGAAGTCGCGGCTCAGCAGGTTACCGATCAGCAGTTGGAGACAGCACGCTTCCGCTTCCCGTACAACACGCCAGGCTCCAAAGAAGCCTACCTGTACCGTGAAATCTTCGAAGAGCTGTTCCCAGTTCCAAGCGCGGCAGAATGCGTACCAGGTGGCCCATCCGTCGCCTGTTCATCTGCGAAAGCGATTGAGTGGGATGAATCCTTCAAGAAACTGGATGATCCATCAGGCCGCGCGGTTGGCGTACACCAGTCCGCCTACAAATAA
- the nagB gene encoding glucosamine-6-phosphate deaminase yields the protein MRLIPLTTAADVGKWAARHIVEKINAFNPSAERPFILGLPTGSSPLEAYKSLVAMHQAGLVSFKHVVTFNMDEYVGLPTDHPESYHTFMHQNFFNHIDIPRENINLLNGNAEDTTAECRRYEEKIKSYGKIHLFMGGVGNDGHIAFNEPASSLASRTRIKTLTEETRIANSRFFGGDVSLVPKFALTVGVGTLLDAEEVMILVTGRNKAQALQAAVEGNVNHMWTISCLQLHAKAIMVCDEPSTMELKVKTVKYFRELETESMKNL from the coding sequence ATGAGACTTATTCCCTTAACTACCGCCGCCGACGTCGGAAAATGGGCCGCCCGCCACATCGTTGAGAAGATTAACGCTTTCAACCCCAGCGCAGAGCGCCCTTTTATTCTTGGGCTACCGACAGGCAGCTCACCGTTGGAGGCCTACAAATCGCTGGTCGCCATGCACCAGGCTGGCCTGGTGAGCTTCAAACACGTTGTCACCTTCAATATGGATGAATACGTCGGTCTGCCGACCGACCACCCAGAAAGCTATCATACCTTCATGCATCAGAATTTTTTCAATCACATTGATATTCCGCGTGAAAACATTAACCTGTTGAACGGCAACGCAGAAGACACCACAGCAGAATGTCGCCGTTATGAAGAGAAAATAAAGTCCTACGGAAAAATTCATCTTTTCATGGGCGGCGTGGGTAATGATGGACATATCGCCTTCAATGAGCCCGCCTCCTCTCTGGCTTCCCGCACTCGCATTAAAACGCTGACGGAAGAAACCCGTATCGCGAATTCCCGCTTCTTTGGCGGGGACGTCAGTCTGGTGCCTAAATTTGCGCTGACCGTTGGCGTTGGTACGTTACTGGATGCCGAAGAAGTGATGATTCTGGTGACCGGTCGCAACAAAGCGCAGGCACTACAGGCTGCAGTAGAAGGCAACGTTAACCATATGTGGACGATCAGCTGTTTGCAGCTTCATGCCAAAGCCATCATGGTGTGTGATGAACCTTCCACGATGGAGCTGAAGGTAAAAACTGTTAAATATTTCCGTGAGTTAGAAACGGAAAGTATGAAGAATCTCTAA
- the nagE gene encoding N-acetylglucosamine-specific PTS transporter subunit IIBC, whose product MSTLSYLQKVGRALMVPVATLPAAAILMGIGYWIDPVGWGSENALAALLIKSGEAIIGHMAVLFAVGVAYGMSKDKDGAAALTGFVGYLVLTTLCSPAVVAMIQRIPVEQVPAAFGKIENQFIGILVGVMSAELYNRFSQVELPKALSFFSGRRLVPILVSFLMILVAFILMYVWPVIYNALVSFGEHIQQLGSVGAGVYAFFNRLLIPVGLHHALNSVFWFDVAGINDIPNFLAGQQSIDSGKAVVGITGRYQAGFFPIMMFGLPGAALAIYHCARPENKSKVAGIMLAAAFASFFTGITEPLEFSFMFVAPVLYFLHALLTGFSVFIAASMHWIAGFGFSAGLVDMVLSSRNPLATQWYMLLVQGLAFFVIYYVVFRFTITRFNLLTPGRELAVSGSEADGYDVSTATASEKSGDAAALARGYLQALGGKANLIGIDACITRLRLNVADSSLVDDAQAKRLGAAGVIRLNKQSVQIVVGTQAESIATALKAEQSKA is encoded by the coding sequence GTGAGTACTCTGAGCTATTTACAAAAAGTCGGTCGGGCATTGATGGTGCCTGTCGCGACGCTGCCTGCTGCCGCTATCCTGATGGGGATAGGTTACTGGATTGATCCGGTTGGCTGGGGAAGCGAGAACGCGCTGGCCGCGCTCCTCATTAAATCGGGCGAAGCCATTATCGGGCATATGGCGGTGTTGTTTGCCGTCGGTGTCGCGTACGGTATGTCGAAAGATAAAGACGGTGCGGCGGCATTGACCGGCTTTGTCGGCTATCTGGTGCTGACCACGCTGTGTTCACCGGCCGTTGTCGCCATGATCCAACGGATCCCTGTTGAACAGGTGCCCGCTGCGTTTGGCAAGATTGAAAACCAGTTCATCGGGATTCTGGTTGGTGTGATGTCGGCCGAACTGTATAACCGCTTTAGTCAGGTTGAACTGCCTAAGGCGCTGTCGTTCTTCAGCGGACGCCGTTTGGTCCCGATTCTGGTTTCTTTCCTGATGATTCTGGTGGCGTTCATTTTAATGTACGTCTGGCCAGTGATTTACAACGCGCTGGTGTCGTTCGGTGAACATATCCAACAGTTGGGATCGGTTGGTGCCGGGGTTTATGCCTTCTTTAACCGCTTACTGATTCCTGTTGGGTTGCACCACGCGCTGAACTCGGTGTTCTGGTTCGATGTCGCGGGCATCAACGATATTCCTAACTTCCTGGCTGGCCAGCAATCTATTGATTCAGGCAAAGCCGTAGTGGGGATCACCGGACGTTATCAGGCGGGCTTCTTCCCGATTATGATGTTCGGCCTGCCGGGAGCGGCGCTGGCGATTTATCACTGCGCCCGCCCTGAGAACAAAAGCAAAGTGGCAGGGATCATGTTGGCAGCGGCATTTGCCTCCTTCTTCACCGGGATCACCGAGCCGCTGGAGTTCTCATTCATGTTTGTGGCACCGGTGCTGTATTTCCTGCATGCGCTGCTGACGGGTTTTTCCGTCTTTATCGCGGCCAGTATGCATTGGATTGCCGGTTTTGGATTCAGTGCTGGTCTGGTGGATATGGTGCTGTCCTCGCGTAATCCGTTGGCCACCCAGTGGTACATGCTGCTTGTTCAGGGACTGGCATTCTTCGTCATTTACTATGTGGTGTTCCGCTTTACCATTACGCGCTTCAATCTGTTAACGCCGGGGCGTGAACTGGCCGTGAGCGGTAGCGAAGCTGATGGATATGATGTGAGTACCGCGACTGCGAGCGAGAAATCAGGCGATGCAGCGGCACTGGCGCGGGGTTACTTGCAGGCACTGGGCGGTAAAGCCAACCTGATCGGCATTGATGCCTGTATCACACGCTTGCGTTTGAATGTGGCTGATTCTTCTCTGGTTGACGATGCTCAGGCGAAGCGTCTTGGTGCGGCGGGCGTGATTCGTCTGAATAAACAAAGTGTACAGATTGTTGTGGGTACACAGGCCGAATCGATAGCAACCGCACTGAAAGCGGAGCAGAGTAAGGCGTAA